A genomic segment from bacterium HR17 encodes:
- the rbsA_1 gene encoding Ribose import ATP-binding protein RbsA: protein MAFLEMRGITKRFPGVLALDKVDFSAERGEVHAIVGQNGAGKSTLMKILGGAYSDYEGTILLDGKPVNIRSPKDAQGAGIAVIYQELNLVPDMTVAENIFLGREPTRFLGLVDFRRMHQDAAQVLALLDPTIDPAAKVRELPVGKQQLVEIAKALAQHARILIMDEPTSALTEAETQKLYDIIRRLKAQGTTVLYVSHRLREVFTICDRITVLRDGRKVGTTRVSETDPRQIVAMMVGREVEESAAEPLVVSDRPIVLEVRNLTVVDAENPQKRLLDGVTLTLRQGEIVGIFGLLGAGRSELLLTLFGASPGVIVSGEVRLNGRAVRFRSPIDAINAGIGLVTEDRKTTGLILTMTAGHNISLAALPLFSRFQWVQRNAEEQAIWHAYERLNIQPPMPYMPVAHLSGGNQQKVLLSRWLLVKPKVLLLDEPTRGVDVGARAELYRFIRRLAHEEGVAVLFASSELPEVLALADRILVMHQGHIAAELPPTTPEDHIMLYATGGHLATAR from the coding sequence ATGGCGTTTTTGGAAATGCGCGGCATCACCAAACGCTTCCCCGGCGTGCTGGCGCTGGACAAAGTGGACTTCAGCGCCGAGCGGGGGGAAGTCCACGCCATCGTCGGGCAAAACGGGGCAGGCAAGTCCACGCTGATGAAAATCCTGGGGGGTGCCTACAGCGACTACGAAGGCACGATCCTCTTAGACGGCAAACCCGTCAACATCCGTTCGCCCAAAGACGCGCAAGGGGCAGGCATCGCTGTCATCTATCAGGAACTCAACCTCGTGCCTGACATGACGGTCGCCGAAAACATTTTCCTCGGGCGCGAACCGACGAGGTTTTTAGGGTTGGTGGATTTTCGGCGGATGCACCAAGACGCCGCGCAAGTGCTGGCGCTGTTGGACCCGACCATTGACCCTGCCGCTAAAGTGCGGGAATTGCCCGTCGGCAAGCAGCAACTGGTGGAAATCGCCAAAGCCCTCGCCCAGCACGCCCGCATCCTCATCATGGACGAACCGACCTCTGCGTTGACCGAAGCCGAGACGCAGAAACTTTACGACATCATTCGCCGCCTCAAAGCGCAAGGGACGACGGTGCTGTATGTGTCCCATCGGTTGCGCGAGGTGTTCACCATTTGCGACCGCATCACGGTCTTGCGGGACGGACGCAAGGTCGGAACGACGCGCGTCAGCGAAACGGACCCGCGCCAAATCGTGGCGATGATGGTCGGGCGTGAAGTAGAGGAAAGCGCCGCCGAACCCCTTGTCGTTTCCGACCGACCAATTGTGCTGGAAGTGCGCAACCTGACCGTCGTGGACGCCGAAAACCCGCAAAAGCGGTTGCTGGATGGTGTCACGCTGACGCTGCGACAAGGGGAGATCGTCGGGATTTTCGGGCTGCTCGGCGCAGGGCGGTCGGAATTGCTGTTGACGCTGTTTGGCGCGTCGCCGGGGGTTATCGTGAGCGGCGAAGTGCGGTTGAACGGGCGCGCGGTGCGGTTTCGGTCGCCGATAGACGCCATCAACGCCGGCATCGGTCTGGTGACAGAAGACCGCAAGACGACGGGGCTCATCTTGACGATGACGGCCGGACACAACATTTCACTGGCAGCGTTGCCGCTGTTCTCGCGGTTTCAATGGGTGCAGCGGAACGCGGAAGAGCAAGCCATCTGGCACGCTTACGAACGCCTCAACATCCAACCGCCGATGCCTTATATGCCCGTCGCCCACCTGTCGGGCGGCAATCAACAGAAGGTGCTGCTGAGCCGCTGGCTGTTGGTCAAGCCCAAAGTGTTGCTGCTGGACGAACCGACGCGGGGTGTGGATGTCGGGGCACGGGCGGAGTTGTATCGTTTCATCCGTCGCCTCGCGCACGAGGAGGGCGTGGCAGTTTTATTCGCCTCGTCAGAGTTACCCGAAGTGCTGGCGTTAGCCGACCGCATCCTTGTCATGCATCAGGGGCACATCGCCGCTGAACTGCCGCCTACAACACCCGAAGACCACATCATGCTCTATGCAACAGGCGGGCATTTGGCAACCGCGCGTTAA
- the dtxR gene encoding Diphtheria toxin repressor translates to MTLSREAEHVLELFWLQVKEGSQPPYLPQLEASLTDGALAELAEHGLIERHNGGWQLTSTGEQVAKSVLRRRRLAERLLADLLQTSGHLLDEAACSMEHILHEGLEEAVCTLLGHPRYCPHGGEIPPGKCCEEARRTGIRLIVPLSEMKPGEIGRIAYLQMRDAPQMQKLMAMGILPGEPIRLLRRFPSFVFEVRHTQYAVDTDIADGIYVRLTA, encoded by the coding sequence ATGACCCTCAGCCGAGAAGCGGAGCATGTTTTGGAACTGTTTTGGCTGCAGGTCAAGGAAGGGAGCCAGCCACCTTACTTGCCCCAATTGGAGGCGTCGCTGACCGACGGGGCGTTGGCAGAGCTGGCGGAACACGGTTTGATTGAACGGCATAACGGTGGCTGGCAGTTGACTTCAACGGGTGAGCAAGTCGCCAAAAGCGTGTTGCGCCGGCGGCGGTTGGCAGAACGGTTGCTCGCCGATTTACTACAGACTTCCGGGCACCTGCTGGACGAAGCCGCTTGCAGCATGGAACACATCTTGCACGAAGGCTTAGAGGAAGCCGTTTGCACCTTGCTGGGTCACCCTCGCTATTGCCCGCACGGCGGCGAAATTCCGCCCGGCAAATGCTGTGAAGAAGCCCGCCGCACGGGCATTCGGTTGATTGTCCCGCTGTCCGAGATGAAGCCGGGCGAAATCGGACGCATCGCCTACTTGCAGATGCGCGATGCCCCGCAGATGCAAAAATTGATGGCGATGGGCATTCTGCCCGGAGAACCCATCCGGTTGTTGCGGCGCTTTCCGTCCTTCGTCTTTGAAGTCCGCCACACGCAATATGCGGTGGACACTGACATCGCTGACGGCATCTATGTGCGCCTGACGGCATGA
- the pgtC gene encoding Phosphoglycerate transport regulatory protein PgtC, whose amino-acid sequence MRNITWLLVLAAVAPVCAQDRLVLVSPHWEGIRIEFDAAFKTHYRRRFGRTVALQWLDVGGTMAILRFIRTSFKASPNGIGVDVFWGGGVDPYVQLQRDGLLQPVKLAPSVLRRLPQTIAGFPLYDPQGHWYGAAVSGFGILFNKAILRLRQMPTPRAWDDLGDPVWFGWMELPDPRRSGSAHMMCEIILQAYGWEKGWEVLTHLFANAKRVTPGSEEPVTDVSIGEIAAAPCIDFYGWSKIAQVGGDKLGFIYPRRLTVINPDAIAVLKGAPNLSVAKAFLEFVLSEEGQRLWLLPVGAAGGPRHFTLARMSVLPHLYAQLGGRAVVRVNPFRFPVGFRYDSRKGNARIDVLNSLLGAFLVDAHRELQAAWRRWVISGKAAARFHQRVCRPPVSEAEVMELAPRWATDRALAAQTETAWAHRARQRYRF is encoded by the coding sequence ATGCGCAACATCACATGGCTGTTGGTTCTGGCGGCAGTGGCGCCCGTCTGCGCCCAAGACCGCTTGGTGCTCGTCTCGCCCCATTGGGAGGGCATCCGCATTGAGTTTGACGCTGCCTTCAAAACCCACTACCGCCGCCGCTTCGGGCGCACCGTAGCGCTGCAATGGCTGGATGTCGGCGGGACGATGGCAATTTTGCGGTTCATCCGCACCAGTTTCAAAGCGTCGCCCAACGGCATCGGCGTGGATGTCTTTTGGGGCGGGGGTGTTGACCCGTATGTGCAACTGCAACGGGACGGCTTGCTGCAGCCCGTGAAATTGGCGCCCTCCGTGCTCCGTCGGTTGCCCCAAACGATCGCCGGCTTTCCGCTTTACGACCCGCAAGGGCACTGGTATGGTGCTGCTGTGTCGGGGTTTGGCATCCTGTTCAACAAAGCCATCCTGCGGTTGCGTCAGATGCCGACGCCCCGCGCTTGGGACGATTTGGGTGACCCCGTTTGGTTCGGCTGGATGGAACTGCCTGACCCGCGCCGCAGCGGTAGCGCCCACATGATGTGTGAAATCATTTTGCAGGCTTACGGCTGGGAAAAAGGTTGGGAGGTGCTGACGCACCTGTTCGCTAACGCTAAACGGGTTACGCCCGGCTCCGAAGAGCCGGTCACCGATGTCAGTATCGGCGAAATCGCAGCGGCGCCGTGCATTGACTTTTACGGCTGGTCCAAAATCGCGCAGGTCGGCGGCGACAAATTGGGCTTCATCTATCCGCGCCGACTCACGGTCATCAACCCCGACGCCATCGCCGTGCTCAAGGGCGCTCCCAATTTGTCCGTCGCCAAGGCTTTTTTGGAATTCGTGCTCTCGGAGGAAGGGCAACGGTTATGGCTTCTGCCCGTTGGAGCGGCAGGCGGACCACGCCATTTCACCTTAGCCCGCATGAGCGTGTTGCCCCATCTCTACGCCCAATTGGGCGGACGCGCCGTCGTGAGGGTCAACCCGTTCCGCTTTCCCGTCGGGTTTCGCTACGATTCCCGCAAGGGCAACGCCCGCATTGATGTCCTCAACAGTTTACTCGGCGCTTTCCTCGTTGATGCCCACCGCGAACTGCAAGCGGCGTGGCGGCGATGGGTCATCAGCGGCAAGGCAGCGGCACGCTTCCACCAACGGGTCTGCCGACCGCCCGTGAGCGAGGCAGAAGTGATGGAACTGGCGCCGCGATGGGCGACCGACCGCGCGTTGGCGGCGCAGACAGAGACCGCATGGGCGCACCGCGCCCGTCAACGCTACCGTTTTTGA
- the gdhIV gene encoding Glucose 1-dehydrogenase 4: MELRGKVALVTGAAKRLGRAIALALGERGAHVAVHYRSSEREAMETAGALQTLGVRALPFRADLTDEAQVQMMMREVATAFGGLDILVNNAAVFERTPFDQLTAAQWRTTLESNLTSVFLCCRYAAEWLRQGDGGVIVNISDTAALRPWTEFLPYCVAKAGVLVLTQGLAKALAPQVRVNCVALGTVLPPENMDADVWRATMSAKTLLGRLGTPDEVVQAVLFCIACDYLTGAVIPLDGGRFLR, encoded by the coding sequence ATGGAGTTGCGGGGCAAAGTCGCGTTAGTCACCGGTGCCGCCAAGCGATTGGGGCGCGCTATCGCGTTGGCGTTAGGCGAACGGGGCGCTCATGTCGCCGTCCACTACCGCTCTTCAGAACGCGAGGCAATGGAAACCGCCGGGGCACTGCAAACCTTGGGCGTTCGGGCGCTGCCTTTCCGCGCTGACCTGACCGATGAAGCGCAAGTGCAAATGATGATGCGCGAAGTCGCGACAGCGTTTGGTGGGTTGGACATCCTCGTCAACAACGCCGCTGTCTTTGAGCGCACGCCCTTTGACCAACTGACCGCCGCCCAGTGGCGAACGACGCTGGAAAGCAACCTGACCAGCGTGTTTTTGTGCTGTCGCTACGCCGCCGAATGGCTGCGGCAAGGCGACGGGGGTGTCATCGTGAACATCAGCGACACCGCCGCGTTGCGCCCTTGGACAGAGTTTTTGCCCTACTGTGTCGCCAAAGCGGGCGTTCTTGTCCTCACGCAGGGGTTGGCGAAAGCGTTGGCGCCGCAAGTGCGGGTCAACTGCGTCGCGTTAGGCACTGTTTTGCCGCCTGAAAACATGGACGCCGATGTATGGCGCGCCACAATGAGCGCCAAAACGCTGCTGGGGCGGTTGGGCACGCCCGATGAAGTCGTGCAAGCCGTCCTGTTTTGCATCGCTTGCGATTACCTGACGGGCGCCGTCATTCCACTGGACGGCGGTCGGTTTTTGCGATAG
- the dkgB gene encoding 2,5-diketo-D-gluconic acid reductase B: protein MGWTRRAFLAHLMGWTSAATLGHLAWAEPTVRSATDSVPLGNTGLRASLVGLGTGMKGWMRQSNHTRMGKPAFIRLIRHAYERGINFFDVADLYGTHTFLRDALQGIPRDKVVIQTKIWFQPRGLPETVTSARQALDRFRLELDTDYLDIVLLHCTTSPNWLDELKAMRDELEEARQRGILKAHGTSCHSWDALQAALQSDWVQVQLARINHKGTRMDGAPERVAELLRAMRAKGKAVIGMKIFGEGTFQTPQEREASLRFVLTQRCVDTFIIGFERPEEVDETLDTVNRLLQAG, encoded by the coding sequence ATGGGTTGGACACGACGGGCGTTTCTGGCACATTTGATGGGTTGGACAAGTGCCGCGACCCTCGGACATCTCGCTTGGGCGGAGCCAACGGTGCGGTCGGCGACGGACTCAGTGCCGCTGGGTAACACGGGGTTGCGGGCGTCGCTGGTCGGTTTGGGCACGGGCATGAAAGGCTGGATGCGCCAATCCAACCACACGCGAATGGGCAAACCAGCCTTCATCCGCCTCATCCGCCACGCTTACGAGCGGGGCATCAACTTCTTTGATGTCGCCGACCTTTACGGCACCCACACCTTTTTGCGGGACGCGCTGCAAGGCATTCCCCGCGATAAGGTCGTCATCCAGACCAAAATCTGGTTTCAACCGCGCGGGTTGCCTGAAACGGTCACCAGCGCCCGACAGGCGCTAGACCGCTTTCGGCTGGAACTGGACACCGATTACTTAGACATCGTCTTGCTGCATTGCACGACCAGCCCCAATTGGCTGGACGAACTGAAGGCGATGCGGGATGAACTGGAAGAAGCCCGGCAACGCGGGATCCTCAAAGCCCATGGCACTTCGTGTCACAGTTGGGACGCATTGCAAGCGGCGCTACAATCCGACTGGGTGCAGGTGCAACTTGCCCGCATCAACCACAAAGGCACCCGTATGGACGGCGCGCCTGAACGGGTCGCCGAACTGCTGCGGGCGATGCGGGCGAAAGGCAAAGCGGTCATCGGCATGAAAATCTTCGGTGAGGGCACTTTCCAAACGCCGCAAGAGCGCGAAGCCAGCCTGCGGTTTGTCTTGACCCAACGCTGCGTGGATACCTTCATCATCGGCTTTGAACGCCCCGAGGAAGTGGACGAAACACTGGACACCGTCAACCGGTTGCTTCAGGCGGGTTGA